The following proteins come from a genomic window of Geomonas sp. RF6:
- a CDS encoding tyrosine-type recombinase/integrase, giving the protein MATRFKLTKDRVNKMLAEHMATGAARRDVYDTEIKGFLVRLSGTKAVYCVAKRCNGRMTRVVIGDHGVFLPDHNDPKLNARKRAAVIVADIEAGVNPNEAKKTRREQGITVAQALENYFLDNPNLKENTIKIYRGLLQNHAADWMNKPVKSITPEMVLKKHTEITRKGFKESANKFVRTVRAVFYANKRLLPENPARIPRTKWNPSERRTGVVQAHLLPAWYLAVIDYRNQDIADYLMLLLLTGLRRSEGFSLRWEDIDLKGKTLIARDTKNGKDHTLPLSNFLCDLLKQRKETKVNEYVFPSLTSESGHLVEPKKAVAAISEAAGFKFNPHDLRRTFMSAAASLGISETLIKRLVNHSITDVTGGYIFDFENSGPHRKMQEITDLILGCVTRPVSVLLAAKTLIEKQQKQVTKIVNLEERRRVPSL; this is encoded by the coding sequence ATGGCGACGAGATTTAAGCTGACGAAGGACCGCGTCAACAAAATGCTTGCTGAGCACATGGCTACAGGTGCAGCACGCAGGGACGTGTACGACACTGAGATCAAAGGTTTCCTTGTACGGCTCAGCGGGACCAAAGCGGTCTACTGCGTGGCGAAGCGGTGCAACGGCAGAATGACCCGCGTCGTGATCGGCGACCATGGTGTGTTTCTTCCCGACCACAATGACCCAAAACTCAACGCCAGGAAACGAGCCGCGGTGATCGTCGCCGATATCGAGGCGGGTGTGAACCCGAATGAGGCAAAGAAGACTCGCCGAGAGCAGGGCATCACGGTGGCCCAAGCCCTTGAGAACTACTTTCTGGACAACCCGAACTTGAAAGAGAACACGATCAAGATTTACCGCGGGCTGTTGCAAAATCACGCTGCCGATTGGATGAACAAGCCGGTGAAGAGCATTACGCCGGAAATGGTTTTGAAGAAGCATACCGAGATAACGCGAAAGGGCTTCAAGGAATCTGCGAACAAATTCGTTCGCACCGTTAGAGCCGTATTCTATGCCAACAAGCGCCTGTTACCTGAGAACCCGGCAAGGATACCACGGACCAAGTGGAATCCGTCCGAGAGGCGAACCGGGGTCGTGCAGGCACATCTGCTGCCAGCGTGGTACCTAGCGGTCATTGACTACCGCAACCAGGACATCGCTGATTATTTGATGCTGTTATTGCTAACGGGCCTCAGGCGCAGTGAAGGTTTTTCCCTCCGCTGGGAGGATATAGACCTGAAGGGGAAGACGTTGATCGCCAGGGACACGAAGAACGGGAAGGACCATACACTCCCCCTCTCTAATTTCCTATGCGACCTCCTCAAGCAACGAAAAGAAACCAAGGTGAATGAGTACGTCTTCCCGTCTCTTACGAGCGAATCGGGACACCTCGTCGAGCCCAAGAAGGCAGTAGCCGCAATATCCGAGGCTGCCGGATTCAAATTCAACCCGCACGACTTGCGGCGTACGTTTATGAGTGCGGCGGCGAGTCTGGGCATTTCAGAGACATTGATTAAACGGCTCGTAAATCACTCAATCACTGACGTGACAGGTGGCTACATCTTCGATTTTGAGAACAGCGGTCCCCATCGCAAAATGCAGGAAATCACTGACCTCATACTCGGTTGCGTCACTCGGCCGGTCTCTGTGCTCCTTGCCGCAAAAACACTTATTGAGAAGCAACAGAAGCAGGTGACTAAGATCGTGAATCTTGAGGAAAGGAGAAGGGTACCTTCCCTATGA